Proteins co-encoded in one Capillibacterium thermochitinicola genomic window:
- the rplX gene encoding 50S ribosomal protein L24: MVGKTHLRKGDEVVVLSGKDKGKRGKIQRVFRREGKVLVEGINLVKKHAKPTKDNPQGGVIDKPMPLSVSKVMLVCGGCGQPSRISRDRNPDGSLVRICKKCGHQIK; this comes from the coding sequence ATGGTAGGCAAGACCCATCTCCGTAAGGGAGACGAAGTTGTTGTGCTCTCCGGAAAAGATAAAGGTAAACGTGGCAAGATTCAACGGGTGTTTCGTCGTGAAGGCAAGGTCCTGGTGGAAGGGATTAACCTGGTCAAGAAACACGCCAAACCCACTAAAGACAATCCCCAAGGCGGGGTGATCGATAAACCGATGCCTCTTTCGGTGTCTAAAGTGATGCTGGTTTGTGGTGGCTGTGGTCAGCCGTCGCGGATTAGTCGTGACCGGAACCCAGACGGTTCATTGGTAAGGATCTGTAAAAAATGTGGTCACCAAATCAAGTAA
- the rplN gene encoding 50S ribosomal protein L14 — MIQVESYLNVADNSGAKKLMCIRVLGGSKKRYAGVGDLIIAVVKDALPPSAARKGAGIVGVKKGEIVKAVVVRTTKETRRPDGSYIRFDDNAAVIINDQMNPRGTRIFGPVARELREKNFMKIVSLAPEVL, encoded by the coding sequence ATGATTCAAGTGGAGTCCTACCTTAACGTGGCTGATAACTCCGGAGCAAAAAAACTGATGTGCATCCGCGTCCTGGGCGGTTCCAAAAAACGTTATGCCGGGGTCGGCGACCTGATTATCGCCGTGGTGAAAGACGCCCTTCCCCCTTCGGCAGCCCGGAAAGGGGCCGGAATTGTCGGGGTAAAGAAGGGTGAGATCGTCAAAGCCGTTGTGGTGCGGACGACGAAGGAGACGCGCCGCCCGGATGGTTCCTATATTCGTTTTGATGATAATGCGGCCGTGATCATCAATGACCAGATGAATCCGCGGGGAACCCGTATTTTCGGGCCAGTGGCGCGGGAACTGAGAGAGAAGAATTTTATGAAGATTGTCTCGTTGGCACCCGAGGTCTTATAG
- the rpsQ gene encoding 30S ribosomal protein S17 — translation MSERLSRRKTRVGRVVSDKMDKTVVVAVERMEQHPLYKKTIKRTTKFKAHDENNECRIGDEVKIMETRPLSKEKRWRVVSIIKKAE, via the coding sequence ATGTCTGAGCGTCTAAGCAGGAGAAAGACGAGAGTTGGTCGGGTTGTCAGTGACAAAATGGACAAAACGGTCGTTGTTGCTGTCGAGCGTATGGAACAGCACCCGTTGTATAAAAAGACTATCAAACGGACGACGAAGTTCAAAGCCCATGACGAAAACAACGAGTGCCGGATTGGCGACGAAGTGAAGATTATGGAGACCAGACCTTTGAGCAAAGAAAAACGCTGGCGGGTTGTGTCGATCATTAAGAAAGCGGAGTAA
- the rpmC gene encoding 50S ribosomal protein L29, translating to MKAEEIRAMTSEELQKKLADLKTELFNLRFQLATGQLDNTARVKAVRKDIARVKTIMHERETKIRA from the coding sequence ATGAAAGCTGAAGAAATTAGAGCAATGACCAGTGAAGAACTGCAGAAGAAACTCGCTGACCTCAAGACGGAACTCTTCAACCTTCGTTTTCAGCTGGCCACCGGGCAACTGGATAATACAGCGCGGGTAAAAGCCGTTCGGAAAGATATTGCTCGGGTGAAAACGATCATGCACGAACGGGAAACGAAAATTAGGGCATAG
- the rplP gene encoding 50S ribosomal protein L16, which produces MLVPKRVKHRKVMRGRMKGMAYRGSQLTLGEYGLQAVEPGWITNVQIEAARVALTRHIKRGGKVWIKIFPDKPVTAKPAETRMGSGKGSPEHWVAVVKPGRIMFEIGGVDEELAREALRLAGHKLPIKTKFVKREEAGGESNES; this is translated from the coding sequence ATGTTGGTTCCAAAGAGAGTCAAACACCGTAAGGTGATGCGTGGTCGGATGAAAGGGATGGCTTACCGCGGTTCCCAACTTACCCTTGGCGAATATGGGTTGCAAGCAGTGGAACCGGGTTGGATCACGAACGTCCAGATCGAGGCGGCCCGTGTGGCCTTGACCCGTCATATCAAGCGTGGCGGTAAGGTTTGGATCAAAATCTTCCCCGATAAACCGGTCACGGCCAAACCGGCCGAAACCCGGATGGGTAGCGGTAAAGGATCCCCCGAACACTGGGTGGCAGTGGTGAAACCGGGCCGGATCATGTTTGAGATTGGCGGGGTTGATGAAGAATTAGCCCGTGAAGCTTTACGCCTGGCCGGGCATAAACTGCCGATTAAAACGAAATTCGTAAAACGCGAGGAAGCGGGTGGTGAGTCCAATGAAAGCTGA